In 'Nostoc azollae' 0708, the following are encoded in one genomic region:
- a CDS encoding tetratricopeptide repeat protein yields the protein MKYEQGDKETAIQQWPQAIKINNQSAEATLALAVALYATGQQQQAYQLAEKVLKLDKNFADFHCMEKHLWR from the coding sequence ATTAAATATGAACAGGGTGATAAAGAAACAGCGATTCAACAATGGCCACAAGCTATAAAAATTAATAATCAATCTGCGGAAGCCACCTTAGCTTTAGCTGTGGCTTTATATGCTACAGGTCAACAACAACAGGCTTATCAGTTAGCAGAAAAGGTATTAAAATTAGACAAAAATTTTGCTGATTTTCACTGCATGGAAAAGCATTTATGGCGTTAA
- a CDS encoding transposase produces MNTIEVLNNLKTEFPHQPMNLVWDGAPYHRSQITQDAAKELEINLQPLSAYSPDFMPVEHLW; encoded by the coding sequence ATTAATACTATTGAGGTTCTCAACAACCTCAAAACCGAATTTCCTCACCAACCCATGAATCTGGTTTGGGATGGCGCGCCCTATCATCGCTCTCAAATTACTCAAGATGCAGCCAAGGAGCTGGAAATTAATTTACAACCGCTCTCCGCTTATAGTCCTGATTTTATGCCTGTTGAACATCTTTGGTAG